The Macadamia integrifolia cultivar HAES 741 chromosome 4, SCU_Mint_v3, whole genome shotgun sequence genome contains the following window.
CAAAAATCCTAAGTGGGTTGGCTTCATCTTTGCTCACATCTCCATGAAAATATTCTGTGATTTCTCTTACCTGCTGTAGGACTCGATCTTCATTTTCTTGCAACTCTTTGATACTCTTCTGTGTATGATTCAAGAAGGATCTCATTGAGTGGACAAAATTTCCATCTTGATCATTCATAGACAAATCATTGTGTAGTAGATGTTGCAGCTTAATCATTCCATCAGATAGGTTTGACACTGAACTTGCCAGCACGTCCAAGTCCACGGTCGCCGTCTTTTTCACATTGCAAAGTTCAGTACTCAAGCCAGAAACAAGATCTAGGCCCATTCTTCTGTAATCTTCCTCCATTTCTTCAGTAGTCTTGCTCTTAATTTTCTCACTACTCTTTACACTGGTCTCTGATTCTCGAATTCCTTCTGATCGAATAATTTCTTGGACAACAAAATGGAGTAATGTAGTCTTCCCATCTGTTCCTTTCACATCAGCAAGCTTAAGGAGTGCATCAAGTTTGAAAGCTCTGGCACCTCCTCTGATTGTTCCAACATTCATCCTGTTTCCTGTTTTGAGCACAGCTTCAAGTAATTTCAAGAACAGCCGGCTTGATCTGAGTGCCTTGCAGGCCTCCTAACAGGAACAGAAAtgtgggggaaaaaagaaaatggaaaatagattaaaatgataaataaaCAATCAACCATTGTAGACTACCAGTAAGATCTGTCGTTCCCCATAGAGTTTGTTACCTCAAGCATTGCAAAGGACTTTCTAAGATGGACAACTTCATCTTCAAAAGTTTCTCTGTAAAGCATGGCCTCAATTCTTGGAAAAGCAAAGGGTATTCTAAGTATCACCTTAACGAATCTCTCTGCTGAACCTAATTCATTGATGTCTCCTTGATAGTTTGAGAGCTTGACCTCTTCTTCTTTGGTAGGTATCATCTTCACCAGAGCTTCTAACTGCTTTAAACACAATCCATCTCCTGAAGGTATTCACCAACAAATATCAAAGAATTTCTACTATTAGAGTCACAATAATTATTAGAAAATAATGACTGAAAACATGTTCCAGCAGTTATACCTTGCAATAGTGCATTGCAAATTTGCTCTGCAGTAGCATTCAAAGCCTTTGAAAGTATAGTTATGTTCTGCAATCTCTTGGGCTCAAGAACATGCTTACTAGGAGATGGGCTCTTGCTCTTAGATTCACAATTCTTAGTTGAACTTTGCAGATTGTATCCAAAAAGTGATTCAATCATTTTCTCATCAAATCTGTTTCATCATCTCATAAATCAGTTAAATCCAATTGAAGATGAGCTGACTGTTACAAAATGAAGAAAGTAACAGGACAGGGTTGCTTGGCTTACTCAAATGAGCTTGACCTCAGCTTGTCCCACACCATAGAACGATCAGGTGTGGCTCTTACTTTGTCCCAGTGAAGTGGTTTCAGTTTAGGCAGTGGGGCTCCATCCTTGCCAACCGGTGTAAAATGCTGGGagggtggtggcggtggtggtggttgtaTAAGGCTACCCCGCCCCTTGAGTAAGGAGGGTGGCAGAAGAGGTGGCAAAGGCGGGCATGGTGGTGGAGGAATACTTCCATTAGGTTTATGAAGATGTGAAGAAGGCAAGTCATTTGATGTAGGTTGGTGTGAACCTGAAGAAACATCTGAGTTTTGAGGTGATGGTACATCTGACTCTGCAGAACTTGTAATAATCATTGTAGTTAGAGAAGTTGAAGAATGGATCCGATGCTGCTGCACGGGATAAGAAATTGTCCGAGTGGGCagtg
Protein-coding sequences here:
- the LOC122075748 gene encoding LOW QUALITY PROTEIN: formin-like protein 11 (The sequence of the model RefSeq protein was modified relative to this genomic sequence to represent the inferred CDS: inserted 1 base in 1 codon), which translates into the protein MGSASQILHMTVIIFMLIXISQPHFLIALAPLNAAAESPNVPSFQEHHWGENTLDFSIRKVSGEDEKEEMEVLFWEKFRVLLGLHSFTTKSPKNGNIEHGFSSPSPAPAVEAEAESEAPSPVTVVPIHLHSHPPQARRPILIHPPDKVQRRNEDGSSSRRKRMVVAIAVSAGVTLVISALGLILVFQKFRKGILRRKTVHSPNSISKVSFDPGPEIIYLDSIGPVSETEAFDVKYTSENVTLSTEQSPSKSALDDVNGKSIGFSSAEGILSVQERVEMIKSETDDGKSSLTNDTVHPEFVSSDDESFHSFCESHSSNVRLSDASDGSLGDPSEVWSQPSFRYGSPAFSHGSTQSNPPVILDVTPAQHSNSLSIPPNFPTKLEGGTTILHSSNSQQNFPQCPPPPPPPPPPPPLPTRTISYPVQQHRIHSSTSLTTMIITSSAESDVPSPQNSDVSSGSHQPTSNDLPSSHLHKPNGSIPPPPCPPLPPLLPPSLLKGRGSLIQPPPPPPPSQHFTPVGKDGAPLPKLKPLHWDKVRATPDRSMVWDKLRSSSFEFDEKMIESLFGYNLQSSTKNCESKSKSPSPSKHVLEPKRLQNITILSKALNATAEQICNALLQGDGLCLKQLEALVKMIPTKEEEVKLSNYQGDINELGSAERFVKVILRIPFAFPRIEAMLYRETFEDEVVHLRKSFAMLEEACKALRSSRLFLKLLEAVLKTGNRMNVGTIRGGARAFKLDALLKLADVKGTDGKTTLLHFVVQEIIRSEGIRESETSVKSSEKIKSKTTEEMEEDYRRMGLDLVSGLSTELCNVKKTATVDLDVLASSVSNLSDGMIKLQHLLHNDLSMNDQDGNFVHSMRSFLNHTQKSIKELQENEDRVLQQVREITEYFHGDVSKDEANPLRIFVIVRDFLGMLDQVCKEVRNLKSSVVQNPVSPFR